In a genomic window of Gossypium arboreum isolate Shixiya-1 chromosome 9, ASM2569848v2, whole genome shotgun sequence:
- the LOC108454206 gene encoding vacuolar protein sorting-associated protein 28 homolog 1, giving the protein MEVKLWNDKREREMYENFAELYAIIKATEKLEKAYVRDIISSSEYETECQKLIAHFKTLASTLKDTVPSIERFADTYKMDCPAAINRLVTSGVPATVEHRAAAAASATTSAAIVAECVQNFITAMDSLKLNMVAVDQVYPLLSDLSASLNKLGILPPDFEGKIKMREWISRLAKMGAADELTEQQARQLHFDLESSYNSFMAALPNAGT; this is encoded by the coding sequence ATGGAGGTTAAGCTATGGAACGACAAGCGCGAGAGAGAAATGTATGAGAATTTTGCAGAGCTGTATGCCATTATCAAGGCAACAGAGAAGCTTGAAAAAGCTTATGTGAGGGATATTATTTCATCATCTGAATATGAGACTGAATGCCAAAAGCTTATTGCCCATTTCAAGACCTTGGCTTCAACACTCAAAGATACTGTCCCTAGTATTGAACGTTTTGCAGATACATATAAAATGGACTGTCCGGCCGCTATAAATCGTTTGGTGACCTCTGGGGTGCCAGCCACGGTGGAGCACCGGGCCGCGGCAGCTGCCTCAGCGACTACCTCGGCTGCCATTGTGGCTGAATGTGTGCAGAATTTTATTACTGCCATGGATTCATTGAAACTCAACATGGTGGCTGTTGATCAAGTATATCCATTGTTGTCTGACCTCTCAGCATCACTCAATAAGCTTGGTATTTTGCCACCTGATTTCGAGGGGAAGATCAAAATGAGGGAATGGATTTCAAGGTTGGCTAAGATGGGGGCAGCGGATGAGTTAACAGAACAGCAAGCTAGGCAGCTCCATTTTGACTTGGAATcttcatacaattcatttatgGCAGCTTTGCCTAATGCTGGTACTTGA